The Carnobacterium divergens nucleotide sequence AGAAATCGTTTTCATTTATTAACTACGGTCATCTTATCAGAAATAGAAAACGCTATCAATAATAAAATCGTTATTTTATAAAAAAACAGCACCCTAATGATTAGGATGCTGTTCAAGTTCTTTAGTTCATTTTTAACGTTTGTCCTACAAAAATCGTATCGCTTGTTAAGTTATTCCACGCTTTTAAGTTTGCTACGGATACACCATTTTTATTGGCAATCGCCCATAACGAATCGCCACTTACGACTTTATACGTTTTCGATTGATTGTTATTTGTCGATGGTTGACTTGAGTTATTAGTTGAACCACCTTTGATAGTTAGTTTTTGACCAACAAAAATTGTATCGGTTGTTAACTTGTTCCAGGCTTTTAAGTTTGCCACGGATACGCCGTTTTTATTCGCAATTGCCCATAGTGAATCGCCACTTACTACTGTATACGTTCCACTTGTTGTTGAGCCACTATTCGAGTTCCCTGCTGGCGGCGTTGTTGGATTTGTTGGTGCAGTGGTTGTGCCACCTTTAATGGTTAATTTTTGTCCAACAAAAATCGTATCGGTTGTTAAGTTATTCCACGCTTTTAAATTCGCTACAGATACGCCGTTTTTATTCGCAATTGCCCATAGTGAATCGCCACTTACTACTGTATACGTTCCACTTGTTGTTGAACCATTATTATTATTCCCTGCTGGCGGTGTTGTTGGATTTGTTGGTGCAGTAGTTGTGCCACCTTTAATGGTTAATTTTTGTCCTACAAAAATCGTATCGGTTGTTAAGTTATTCCACGCTTTTAAATTCGCTACGGATACGCCATTTTTATTCGCAATTGCCCACAGTGAATCGCCACTTACTACTGTATACGTTCCAGTTGTTGAACCTGCATTGCCATTATTATTACCAGTATTTTCGGTTGGAGGTGTTGTTGGCGGAGTTACTGTACCTGTACCGCCTTTAATAGTTAATTTTTGTCCTACAAAAATCATATCACTAGATAAGTTGTTCCATGCTTTTAAGTTTGCTACAGATACACCGTTTTTATTGGCAATTCCCCATAACGAATCACCTGATTTTACTGTATAGACTGAGCTATTGCCAGGATCTGGCGTTGGGTCTGGTGTTGGTGTTGGATCTGGCGCTGGAGTAGTTGTTGAACCACCTTTGACTTTTAATTGTTGTCCAACAAAAATCGTATCTGAACTTAGGTTGTTCATTGCTTTTAAATTCGCTACAGTTAAGCCAAATTGATTGGCAATGCCCCATAATGTATCCCCTGATTTAACGACATACGTTTGAGTATTTTCATTTGAACCGCCTGTATTACCACCCGTATTGCCATTTCCGCCTGTATTTTCGTTGCCACCAGTTCCAGGGGTTGTTGTTCCGCCTCCTGTACTGCCTGTATCGTATTGAGTTAGATTATTTGATTCAATAACACGATTCAATTTTGAAGCGTAAGATGTATCTGTTGCATAACGTCCTTGTAACCAAGCTGTTGCATCACGGTAAGAAGAAGTGTTGCTCTTCCAAGCACCAGAGTAATAATTATGATTCCAACTTGGTCCACCTTTGATTACTTGTGCGTAATCTTGTAAAGATTGGTGGTAAGATGGGTATTTTCTAAAATAATCGATAATTTCATAGTAATTGCCATGGCCATCGTCTTCCAATGTTTTCATCGCTACTGATTGACCATTATAATTCCCTTTGATTCCAAATAGGTTATAGTTTGGTGCTGAAGCTAGTGCACTTCCACCCCAAGCACTTTCTAAAATAGCTTGTGCAATCATAACAGATGCGTATAAATCATTTTCATTTGCAATTTGAGTTGCTGAATCTGAAATTGAAGCGATAAATGATTGTGGCGCCATACTGCGAGCCATCATCATTGTTTCTGCCGCCGCGTAGTTTGCAACTGGCGCTTGAACTTCCGTAATATCGGCTTCTTTTACTTCCTCTTTTGAAATTGGTTCTTCACTAGCATCTGGTGTTGCTGAAGAATCTGTTACTTGAGAAGAATCAGGTGTTTCAGTCGAAGTCCCTTCAGAAGATTCGCTACTTGTTGCTGAATCTGAATTGGCTGTATCTACTGAAGAAGTATCTGTATTTGTTGACTCTACAGCTGGCGCTTGAGCTTCCGTAACAGAATCTGTACCGTTGTTTAAGTTGCTTTCGATTGTTTTTTGACTGTTTCCTGCCAATTCATTTGCACTTGCAACTGCTGAAAAAGTCGGTAAAGCTAACGTACCCATAACTA carries:
- a CDS encoding LysM peptidoglycan-binding domain-containing protein; protein product: METTRKERISGEKSIKKHEQFKENSVVVKKGMAFVSTTLVMGTLALPTFSAVASANELAGNSQKTIESNLNNGTDSVTEAQAPAVESTNTDTSSVDTANSDSATSSESSEGTSTETPDSSQVTDSSATPDASEEPISKEEVKEADITEVQAPVANYAAAETMMMARSMAPQSFIASISDSATQIANENDLYASVMIAQAILESAWGGSALASAPNYNLFGIKGNYNGQSVAMKTLEDDGHGNYYEIIDYFRKYPSYHQSLQDYAQVIKGGPSWNHNYYSGAWKSNTSSYRDATAWLQGRYATDTSYASKLNRVIESNNLTQYDTGSTGGGTTTPGTGGNENTGGNGNTGGNTGGSNENTQTYVVKSGDTLWGIANQFGLTVANLKAMNNLSSDTIFVGQQLKVKGGSTTTPAPDPTPTPDPTPDPGNSSVYTVKSGDSLWGIANKNGVSVANLKAWNNLSSDMIFVGQKLTIKGGTGTVTPPTTPPTENTGNNNGNAGSTTGTYTVVSGDSLWAIANKNGVSVANLKAWNNLTTDTIFVGQKLTIKGGTTTAPTNPTTPPAGNNNNGSTTSGTYTVVSGDSLWAIANKNGVSVANLKAWNNLTTDTIFVGQKLTIKGGTTTAPTNPTTPPAGNSNSGSTTSGTYTVVSGDSLWAIANKNGVSVANLKAWNKLTTDTIFVGQKLTIKGGSTNNSSQPSTNNNQSKTYKVVSGDSLWAIANKNGVSVANLKAWNNLTSDTIFVGQTLKMN